The Vespa velutina chromosome 2, iVesVel2.1, whole genome shotgun sequence sequence GAGGACACAAGGTTTTCCCTATGTTGTTCTTTTTCGTGCGCATATTTTTTTAAGCTGGTTTCTTACACCTTGTTCGTCCagctttaaaaaataatcgaatggTGTTTTACTCTAccctcttattttttattaaattcaaacatAAAATAGTTCGTAagttttatatcaaatatagcAATGTCTAACATCAATATGATGCATATACACGAATATTCACAGAAGGAAGAATATCAAATACTTTAaggttaataatttttatttatctctatgtaaagtcaaatttaatttttatacagtCGATAGAATTTTTTCTGAAGAACTATTAATGGGACAaaaatagggagagagagagagagatcttccttgtttagaatttttcacttttataaaatttaatttttttttttttttattctgctACAAGAAACATTAAAACCATTGAGTTTGGGCATGATTTCAAAAAACATTTAAGAAATCATTGTATTGCAGTCaactttttgtatatatatatatatatattttttttttttataatctagtAGGGCattgataatttcaatgaCCACActgtaacaaaatataatcttatgaaaattaaatataatatattatacatgaaAATGCTTTTCTCTTACCTagtataaaggtaataaagttataataatgGTTATAGATAGTGGTTTAGCCAAATATGGAAAGAGGTCCTCGAACTCATAAAGTTTAAGAACCGCTGATTTATGAAAAGATGAAaggaatttttaatgttttataaatatatttggaaTCATTCCATCATATTATTAACTTATTCGCGTTCCAAAcggagtatatatatatatatgtattatatatattatatatattcttgaaGAGTTGGAACAGAACGAAGAgtgtatacataatatacatagtCAAAAAATTGGCAATATGAATAAGAGTGTGAAATATCGTAAGTAAGGTTTGTACGTCATCTTTGATTTATTAGCAATGCGTTTCGCATACGAATgacattattttacaaatcatTGAGCTTTCcgtttatttttcgtttaccATTAATAATCGACATATGATAAAtgtcgtaaaatattatttaccattattattgtaattatttaattaatccaaGTCTTGTCAATTTTTAATAGCATTaaaataatgcaataataaaatGCATTGGTAGatgatgtaataattttatttatgaaaatcttAAAAATGATCTTAAATGGGTAGATCGCGATGAACTGTATTAAAACATGgcaaacaataataaggattgCTAGTACAATTTCCACAAAATgttgttactttttttgtacgattttttgcaaattctCGACCAAATTTCTTCACATTTTCTTCATAGCATCTTTTACATCGTCGTCTAGTTTGCCGTGCACTTCCATTTTTGCTCTGTATTTCATGATGCCTTCTAATGGTAAGTTGCATTCTAGGCAAAGATGTGTCAGTATTATTTAGATGTTCCGTCAATTGTTTAACTAATTTTTGTCGGAATTCCAAAATAGATATAcgattgtttattatattattatgcatTATCCAAGCATTTATTACAGaggtattaaataaaagttcgAAGGCCAGTCTTTTATACCATTTCTGGCCTTTTCTCAATGGACTGAGATATGATGTCATGTGATCGGATAAATCAACATATGATTTACTGATATTATAATCTGCAATAATTTTTggtttaatacaattattccTTCGGCCATTAACTGTAACCATTTCTGTAGAATGTTTAGTTGAAAGCATGAGTACATTCCGTTTATCCTTCCATTTCAAAATAGTTATACCATTTTTATGTTCTCTTGCAATTATTTCACCCCTTTGTAGCTTTTTTGACAATATGTCTTTTGGAATGTCGCGACGATTAACTTGAAGAATTCCAATCGAATGTGTATCAACGGAAAGTAATTTTTCAGCTAAAGCAATACttgtatatcttttatctGTACATAATGTATGTccaagatttattatattttgacaTAGAGACATTACAACACTTATGGGTGTCGTTTCTTCTGTATTTGTAGTTTTCCCTGCATATACTTGAAAAGAATTTGTATATCCAGATGTGCTGCataacttaaatatttttatatattgtctaAATATAATTCGTCCACGGAATGGGATAATAGATTCATCAATACAAACAGTTTCACTAggattataatattctttaaaatttttatttaatgtatcaATCAACGTTTGTAACTTATACAATAAGTTATTTGGATTACTAATTTGCTCATTGTCTGCAAAGTGAAGCATTctcaataatatttcaaatcgattGCGAGACATAACAGTACGTGGAAAACTTTGAGCAAATAAAACATCTTTCGTCCAGTAAAGTTGTATAGTTGGAAGTTTTACCAATCCCATCCACATAATTAAACCAAAGAGCTGTTTAATTTCATGTATATTAGTGGGAATCCATTTACTCAATCGCTCGGATTGATTTCTTTCCATCATTTGGTTTGCGTAAAGATTAGTTTGATTTACAATCATCTggattatttcttcatttaaaaataatgagtAAAAATCTATTGGTGAATTACATTctaaaactttattatttgttacatTGATACCAGGTATGCCggaaaaagatttcaaattgGGTTGATTGCCAATTGGATTAAACCATATTTGATTGCTATTATTGCTATCTGCATACCAGTCACTTTCATGTTCACTCTCAGTTTCATCATCAGATATGACTCTACAACGTTTAATTGTAGATGATTTGTATATTTCACTTGATGAATCACTCAAAACTTCTTCAGATGACATATGTATTTctgacaatgaaaataattttacaatacaaTGGTATAATATATGTGCGTAAAAAAATCTGACTGTTATATTGCTCAACAAGTAAAGttcaataattacgataaaaaacaaaatgatacgGTATAAATGTTTGTTACACAATTTCTCTTCTGTTTATGGTGCAACGGGCATCGATGGGGAAcagacaaataaatatattacatatcatATTTTCATGCAATTTAATACTGTAATTCAATTcagttttctattattcttttttaatacaagtaaataatataatccatGTGACATGGACTGTCAAAATAGGCATGGCGGTCAATCTGTTAATATCGACGTTTCCAACTGTTTTTAGTGAATTGTCGGTAACATAGGTTGTGATATCtaagagataaatattaagCAGCATTAAATCTATGTTATATCTTATCCATGGCAAAACCCTTCTAAAAAATCGAGCCCTTGTGCTTTGTGATTCTAGGATGGAAGGAGATGTAGGTGTAGACATGTAGGTGATAGCAAAATGTAACTATGTATTTGTCAATGATAGTAATATGAATGGTAATTGAATAGAAGGACCTGTCAAGATATGTTCTTTTAACGTGGGTGTTTCAAAATAACAGGAAAAATTgtgtataaattttctttattaaatattaacataattcattttcaattaattaatataaatctaaataataatataatctttgtaagagtatattatttttttttctttaatttaatcataaattttgAAGTTATTATAGAATACTTaagaagtattatttttttcttgttttaattaatttaatttataaaaaaaaaaaaaaaagaaaacaaaaaaaaaaaacaaaaaaaaatgtacaatcttattgtatatataaaattaaaaaaatattcaatttatgtcaaattatattttattgatttaatcattttttagacttgaaagaattttattattcttgatattaacttaaatcatttatcaattattacagAATTTCATCAAAAGAGTGTTTTACAAAGACATTTATAATGTCTTCGGTTCAACGAGCTTTTGCTCATAAATTGAGCAAACAGCATGCAGCGGATGTAAGACGACAAATTGCTATTTCTACCTCATATTCACGAGATTTATCAAAAAGTGGTAGTAGTATTTCAGGTTTTTCTTCTACTGTAagttctctttcattttaattatatcataagaTACTTTTTAAGGTGTAACTGagatctgtttttttttttttcttaatttaaagATGTCTTTGTGCGAAGTATTAGAGCCATTAGATTATGAAGAATTTCTTGTACAACATCAATCAGTTTTAGACAGAGATCCATTACGACCAATATTAGATTTTCCTCTTGGAGATGTCGAACTTAGAATTGTCAAACGAAAAATTCGTACGGAAGAACCAATAGTGCCATATGAATTATTGTAAGTATTTAAGATaactttaaaattatattgatagaaaattatatgatttaaattaCAGGGATACAGTATCACCTTATGTTAGAAGATGTATTGAAAGTTTTACTTCAGATTGGGTTATGgtacatagaaaatataaaggaagagTATCTCCTATTGCTAGAGATAGATTACTTCAAGATACCCCTAGACAAGATTTTGAGGTAATTTAATATAaccataatttttattagtataaacattttaagataagaatttattgtatTGAGTAGGTAGATCAAGAAGATACAAATTGTTCTGGATCAccgaatgaagaagaagatttatCAAATTGTGGAGATACACCAAGAGGTTCCTGGGCAAGTTTGGATTTAAGACATTCTCAACATGATCCACTTCTTCCAAGCTTATTGGATAGAGTATGTCCAGAAACGATTGATCAAATGAATGAACAAAAACGTTCTGAGGATAGACAAgttagtaataaaattaaaaaaaaaaaaaaaatatatatatatatatatatatatataataatattatcaaataatatattgaaagataTTGAGATGAGATTAATTTTAGGAagctttatttcctttatatgCTCTTCCAACTTCTCCTGATGATGAATGGCAAGAAATTAGTGCTGCACCTGAACCATCTGAtcctttttctcataaaattcTTGTAAAATGTCTTCAATTAAAATTGGAGTTGGAAGTTGAACCAATATTTGCTAGTCTTGCATTATATGATGccagagagaagaagaaggtaaatattagatatattttaatattcagtCATTAAtaggtaatataattttatttttatattttaggtgtcagaaaatttttatgtagATATGAATTCAGAAGGTTTAAAAAGAATGCTTGGAGGACATATAGTTTACAGTGATGCTAGTACATTAGCCAGAAGTTGCGTTATGAGTATTAGTAAACCAAGTCCAGATTTATTTTTGGTTGTCAGACTTGAAAAAGTATTACAAGGTGATATTTCAGAGTGTGCAGAACCATATTTACGTGAGGataaaaacaaggaaaaagtaattttattcgtaatataaattttataaaaaatgaatttacgtttgaattaataattttcaaaaatattaaaaaaattacgtaCATAGGTAAAAGCAGCTGCTGTAGCAGCATGCGAACGATTGGGTCGTTACAGGATGCCCTTTGCATGGACTGCAATTCATTTATCTGGAGTTataggtggtggtggtggcgatACAGATAGCACCGGCAGTGCAGGCTCATTAGACAGAAAATCAGGTGGTTTAGAACAATGGCGAAAAAAGGTAGAAACTCCAACTCGACGTGGTTCTTTAGAAAGACGTAGTTCTGATAAAAGAAGGAGTTGGTCACCTGACGATTTTGCTAATTGTCTTGATACTTTCAGGTACATtgtaaaaatctatttttgttttttatttttttaatttttttttttttgttaatatatgtaaaattaaaataattaaaacttttacTTTGATTTATTCTAGACCTATTACATTAACAGTTTCAAGTTTTTTCAAACAAGAAAGTGAACGACTTAGAGATgaagatttatataaacttttagtCGAATTACGACGTCCAGGTTCTAAtttgaaacgattaaaatgtaTACCAGGCATTTTAAAATTAGATCTTAGTCCCAGACCCGAGGAATTACCTAGATGTCTTGATCCTGATCTTAGAAGATTGATACCATATCCTGACGAAAAAAGTCGGCCTGTAAAAGAAATACTTGAATTTCCTAGTGAAGTTATTTCGCCAGATTTAACATACCGTAATCTACTCTACGTTTATCCAAAGGTTTTTAATatgactttttatttaatcaataatacaaagaaagaaagaaatattaaattatgtgaattatatattatactttatttttgtatGTAGGAGGTAAACTTTAGTTCTAGAACAGGTTCAGCACGCAATATAACTGTTCGTATTCAGCTTATGGGTGGTGAACAAGAAGCAGATGCATTAACAGCTATATTTGGAAGATCTTCTTGTCCTGAAATGACACATGAATGTTTCACATCCGTTTCCTATCACAATAAAAATCCAAACTTTTATGATGAAATAAAGATCAGACTTCCTGCTGATTTAGGTGCTAAACATCATTTattgtttactttttatcatattagTTGTCAGAAGAAAGCTGAACAACCGAATGTTGAAACGGCCGTAGCTTATACggtaaatatgatttattagaTGAACAGTAAAATagaattacataaaatatacacaAGAAACTACATTTATTTTAGTGGCTACCACTTTTAAGAGATGGACATCTTCAATCTGGTGAATTCAGTTTACCTGCAATGTTAGATCCACCTCCAgcaaattattcttatattgcCCCTGATGTTCTATTACCAGGAACTAGATGGGTAGATGCTCATAGAGGAGTTTTTACAGTTATATTAGAGCCAGTGTCCAGTGTACATCCGCaggataaatatattgataggtaatgtaataattacgattattaaacttaaatgtattttcaatCCTATGAATAGAATAATCTTGTAAAAATTGATTACAGATTTTTATCGCTTTGTGGCTTTTTGGAAACTGGACAAGTACCACCACGTATTGGAGAGGCAGGAATGGAATCTGAGTTAAAGTCAGCTCTTATGGAATTAGCACGAGCTTCTCCTTCTGCCTTGGTTCGCTCGTTGCCACAATTGTTAGATCAGTTAATCGCACTTTTAGTGCGACCACCTACTTTACCATCTCAGTCATTAAACGTAGCAGCTACTATTTTCGAAGCTCTAGGTCTTTTAGTTCgcaatataacaaatttaccGGATGGTCAAGTGGATGCACATGGAAGACATGCATTATTAGCTACATACATAGCATACCAATGTTCATTACCTTCAACATCTCAAACCCCAGGAGTCATGAGAGCTCAAAGTAATCCTGATTTGCCTGTGGAGGATTTAGAAATGGAAGTACATTCTCGAGGGCTAGATAGAACGGCATCAATGAGACAGGAATCTCCATCAATAAACAGTCAACCATCTAGAAGATTACTGCACGAAGAAATAGCATTACATTGGGTGGTTTCAACGGGACAGGCACGAGAATTAGCCATAACTCATTCTTGGTTTTTCTTAGAATTAATAGTACGTTCTATGGTTGTAACATTGTCGGAATTGGGTATATTGGAAGCACCAAGAAAATCAAGATTTTCACCACAATTTTGTGACGATATAGCAACACTTGCTGCAGCTCTAACATCAGAAGTTATTTCTCGTtgtggaaaagaaaatcgcGTAGCATCGAACTTAGTTTCAAGTCTTGGCAATTTTCTGTCTGATTTATTATCGGTCATGGATAGGGGATTTGTATTATCTCTCGTTCGTGCTACATGTTGTTCTTTGTCAGATGCGTCCATGCATATTCCTGACTCTGCTGCTCTTTTTGCATTGAAACTTGATCTAGTAAGAACAGTATGTTCGCACGAACATTACGTAGCTCTGAATCTTCCATTTGGTACCGGATATACATCAGGATCCGCTCCAGCATCTCCTAGTCCATCCACTGGTAGTTCTGGAAGTTTAATATCTACTCTTGTTCCTGGAGATCGAGCTAGATTCTCTGAATTGAGTCAAGAATTTCGACAACAGCATTTTCTAGTTGGACTAGTTTTATCCGATTTGGCTAACACTTTGGAAATACCAAATCCAATGTTACAAAACAAGGCCATTGGCACAATTCGTTATCTTATGGGTTGTCATGATGTCGATCCTAGATATTCTGAACCTGCAGCTAAAGCTAGAGTTGCTGCTTTGTATCTTCCTCTTCTGTGCATTATTATGGATGCTTTGCCTCAATTATATCATTGGGATTCTAAAGATAAAAGCGTTTATCCAGACGAATCTGGATCTATTACGCAATCGGTTGCATTGGCCATAGCTGGCGGAGCCTCTGCTGATACAGCAGGATCACAATGTCGTGTTTCCTTAAGTTCAGAAGCAACAAGGCATCTTTTAATGTGTGCCTTGTGGATACTTAAAGGCTTAGAGAGAAGTGCACTTGGACAATGGTGTTCGGAATTAAGTTCTAGACGCGTTTTAAGTATATTACAAGTTCTAAATATTGCGACGGCAGCTTTTGAATACAAAGGTAAAAAAGCTTTGAAAAGATTGCCTCCACAAGCTGCAGCTACTAGCGATATTCGTTCAAGATTGGAAGATGTTATACTCGGTCAGGGTAGTGCTAGAAGCGAAATGATGTTGCgcagaaaagaaagagcaagTGGCGATAAATTGAGATGGAGAAAAGATCAAATGCCTTATAggtaaaattgaatttaaatataatatatagagtatttttttttttgtccattTCATTactaatataaacaatattattaaaatattttaaagatcgTGCGAACAACCAGAGGGAAGAGCAGTGGAGCAAGATGCTCACATAGAAGGTGCCTTAGCAGCTGAAGCTTCACT is a genomic window containing:
- the LOC124947329 gene encoding dedicator of cytokinesis protein 7 isoform X1; the encoded protein is MLYLIHGKTLLKNRALVLCDSRMEGDVGVDIISSKECFTKTFIMSSVQRAFAHKLSKQHAADVRRQIAISTSYSRDLSKSGSSISGFSSTMSLCEVLEPLDYEEFLVQHQSVLDRDPLRPILDFPLGDVELRIVKRKIRTEEPIVPYELLDTVSPYVRRCIESFTSDWVMVHRKYKGRVSPIARDRLLQDTPRQDFEVDQEDTNCSGSPNEEEDLSNCGDTPRGSWASLDLRHSQHDPLLPSLLDRVCPETIDQMNEQKRSEDRQEALFPLYALPTSPDDEWQEISAAPEPSDPFSHKILVKCLQLKLELEVEPIFASLALYDAREKKKVSENFYVDMNSEGLKRMLGGHIVYSDASTLARSCVMSISKPSPDLFLVVRLEKVLQGDISECAEPYLREDKNKEKVKAAAVAACERLGRYRMPFAWTAIHLSGVIGGGGGDTDSTGSAGSLDRKSGGLEQWRKKVETPTRRGSLERRSSDKRRSWSPDDFANCLDTFRPITLTVSSFFKQESERLRDEDLYKLLVELRRPGSNLKRLKCIPGILKLDLSPRPEELPRCLDPDLRRLIPYPDEKSRPVKEILEFPSEVISPDLTYRNLLYVYPKEVNFSSRTGSARNITVRIQLMGGEQEADALTAIFGRSSCPEMTHECFTSVSYHNKNPNFYDEIKIRLPADLGAKHHLLFTFYHISCQKKAEQPNVETAVAYTWLPLLRDGHLQSGEFSLPAMLDPPPANYSYIAPDVLLPGTRWVDAHRGVFTVILEPVSSVHPQDKYIDRFLSLCGFLETGQVPPRIGEAGMESELKSALMELARASPSALVRSLPQLLDQLIALLVRPPTLPSQSLNVAATIFEALGLLVRNITNLPDGQVDAHGRHALLATYIAYQCSLPSTSQTPGVMRAQSNPDLPVEDLEMEVHSRGLDRTASMRQESPSINSQPSRRLLHEEIALHWVVSTGQARELAITHSWFFLELIVRSMVVTLSELGILEAPRKSRFSPQFCDDIATLAAALTSEVISRCGKENRVASNLVSSLGNFLSDLLSVMDRGFVLSLVRATCCSLSDASMHIPDSAALFALKLDLVRTVCSHEHYVALNLPFGTGYTSGSAPASPSPSTGSSGSLISTLVPGDRARFSELSQEFRQQHFLVGLVLSDLANTLEIPNPMLQNKAIGTIRYLMGCHDVDPRYSEPAAKARVAALYLPLLCIIMDALPQLYHWDSKDKSVYPDESGSITQSVALAIAGGASADTAGSQCRVSLSSEATRHLLMCALWILKGLERSALGQWCSELSSRRVLSILQVLNIATAAFEYKGKKALKRLPPQAAATSDIRSRLEDVILGQGSARSEMMLRRKERASGDKLRWRKDQMPYRSCEQPEGRAVEQDAHIEGALAAEASLVVLDTLEAVVQADGGGGAVVGAVLKVLLRALARNQSTSVLQHMFNTQRALVFKYHSALFDEESERCGDLCLTLLTRCSSPLSAIRSHAAASLYLLMRQNFEIGNNFARVKMQVTTSLSALVGRGRAPSEGALRRALKTVLVYAERDTELADTSFPEQVKDLLFNLHMILSDTVKMKEFQEDPEMLLDLMYRIAKGYQGSPDLRLTWLANMAQQHMERKNHTEAAMCLVHSAALVAEYLHLLEPGGGGRPVGAVALSPVTPNALEESAVGDDVLARREEGLCLGPDFSESGLAGLLEHAASSFQAAGMYEAIPDVYRVLLPIAEAAHDYKKLANIHGKLHEAYTRVEQLAGKRVFGTYFRVGFYGARFGDLAGEEFVYKEPTLTKLPEIFSRLENFYAERFGAENIVIIKDSNPVDPTKLEPDKAYVQITYVEPYFELHELRHRPTVFHRNFNIKRFVYATPFTPGGKAHGELREQCKRKTILTVATHFPYLKTRIRVVARKQIVLSPIEVAIEDIQKKTAEVAAATAQEPPDAKMLQMVLQGCIGTTVNQGPAEVAVVFLSGLREQNAQPSRLQHKLRLCFKDFSKKCLDALRRNKNLIGPDQRDYQRELERNYQRLTERLAPLIAWSGPSLGMQSITPTASSHCFDIKEFDLFW
- the LOC124947329 gene encoding dedicator of cytokinesis protein 7 isoform X4, translated to MLYLIHGKTLLKNRALVLCDSRMEGDVGVDIISSKECFTKTFIMSSVQRAFAHKLSKQHAADVRRQIAISTSYSRDLSKSGSSISGFSSTMSLCEVLEPLDYEEFLVQHQSVLDRDPLRPILDFPLGDVELRIVKRKIRTEEPIVPYELLDTVSPYVRRCIESFTSDWVMVHRKYKGRVSPIARDRLLQDTPRQDFEVDQEDTNCSGSPNEEEDLSNCGDTPRGSWASLDLRHSQHDPLLPSLLDRVCPETIDQMNEQKRSEDRQEALFPLYALPTSPDDEWQEISAAPEPSDPFSHKILVKCLQLKLELEVEPIFASLALYDAREKKKVSENFYVDMNSEGLKRMLGGHIVYSDASTLARSCVMSISKPSPDLFLVVRLEKVLQGDISECAEPYLREDKNKEKVKAAAVAACERLGRYRMPFAWTAIHLSGVIGGGGGDTDSTGSAGSLDRKSGGLEQWRKKVETPTRRGSLERRSSDKRRSWSPDDFANCLDTFRPITLTVSSFFKQESERLRDEDLYKLLVELRRPGSNLKRLKCIPGILKLDLSPRPEELPRCLDPDLRRLIPYPDEKSRPVKEILEFPSEVISPDLTYRNLLYVYPKEVNFSSRTGSARNITVRIQLMGGEQEADALTAIFGRSSCPEMTHECFTSVSYHNKNPNFYDEIKIRLPADLGAKHHLLFTFYHISCQKKAEQPNVETAVAYTWLPLLRDGHLQSGEFSLPAMLDPPPANYSYIAPDVLLPGTRWVDAHRGVFTVILEPVSSVHPQDKYIDRFLSLCGFLETGQVPPRIGEAGMESELKSALMELARASPSALVRSLPQLLDQLIALLVRPPTLPSQSLNVAATIFEALGLLVRNITNLPDGQVDAHGRHALLATYIAYQCSLPSTSQTPGVMRAQSNPDLPVEDLEMEVHSRGLDRTASMRQESPSINSQPSRRLLHEEIALHWVVSTGQARELAITHSWFFLELIVRSMVVTLSELGILEAPRKSRFSPQFCDDIATLAAALTSEVISRCGKENRVASNLVSSLGNFLSDLLSVMDRGFVLSLVRATCCSLSDASMHIPDSAALFALKLDLVRTVCSHEHYVALNLPFGTGYTSGSAPASPSPSTGSSGSLISTLVPGDRARFSELSQEFRQQHFLVGLVLSDLANTLEIPNPMLQNKAIGTIRYLMGCHDVDPRYSEPAAKARVAALYLPLLCIIMDALPQLYHWDSKDKSVYPDESGSITQSVALAIAGGASADTAGSQCRVSLSSEATRHLLMCALWILKGLERSALGQWCSELSSRRVLSILQVLNIATAAFEYKGKKALKRLPPQAAATSDIRSRLEDVILGQGSARSEMMLRRKERASGDKLRWRKDQMPYRSCEQPEGRAVEQDAHIEGALAAEASLVVLDTLEAVVQADGGGGAVVGAVLKVLLRALARNQSTSVLQHMFNTQRALVFKYHSALFDEESERCGDLCLTLLTRCSSPLSAIRSHAAASLYLLMRQNFEIGNNFARVKMQVTTSLSALVGRGRAPSEGALRRALKTVLVYAERDTELADTSFPEQVKDLLFNLHMILSDTVKMKEFQEDPEMLLDLMYRIAKGYQGSPDLRLTWLANMAQQHMERKNHTEAAMCLVHSAALVAEYLHLLEPGGGGRPVGAVALSPVTPNALEESAVGDDVLARREEGLCLGPDFSESGLAGLLEHAASSFQAAGMYEAIPDVYRVLLPIAEAAHDYKKLANIHGKLHEAYTRVEQLAGKRVFGTYFRVGFYGARFGDLAGEEFVYKEPTLTKLPEIFSRLENFYAERFGAENIVIIKDSNPVDPTKLEPDKAYVQITYVEPYFELHELRHRPTVFHRNFNIKRFVYATPFTPGGKAHGELREQCKRKTILTVATHFPYLKTRIRVVARKQIVLSPIEVAIEDIQKKTAEVAAATAQEPPDAKMLQMVLQGCIGTTVNQGPAEVAVVFLSGLREQNAQPSRLQHKLRLCFKDFSKKCLDALRRNKNLIGPDQRDYQRELERNYQRLTERLAPLIAWSGPSLGMQSITPTASSHW
- the LOC124947329 gene encoding dedicator of cytokinesis protein 7 isoform X7, giving the protein MSSVQRAFAHKLSKQHAADVRRQIAISTSYSRDLSKSGSSISGFSSTMSLCEVLEPLDYEEFLVQHQSVLDRDPLRPILDFPLGDVELRIVKRKIRTEEPIVPYELLDTVSPYVRRCIESFTSDWVMVHRKYKGRVSPIARDRLLQDTPRQDFEVDQEDTNCSGSPNEEEDLSNCGDTPRGSWASLDLRHSQHDPLLPSLLDRVCPETIDQMNEQKRSEDRQEALFPLYALPTSPDDEWQEISAAPEPSDPFSHKILVKCLQLKLELEVEPIFASLALYDAREKKKVSENFYVDMNSEGLKRMLGGHIVYSDASTLARSCVMSISKPSPDLFLVVRLEKVLQGDISECAEPYLREDKNKEKVKAAAVAACERLGRYRMPFAWTAIHLSGVIGGGGGDTDSTGSAGSLDRKSGGLEQWRKKVETPTRRGSLERRSSDKRRSWSPDDFANCLDTFRPITLTVSSFFKQESERLRDEDLYKLLVELRRPGSNLKRLKCIPGILKLDLSPRPEELPRCLDPDLRRLIPYPDEKSRPVKEILEFPSEVISPDLTYRNLLYVYPKEVNFSSRTGSARNITVRIQLMGGEQEADALTAIFGRSSCPEMTHECFTSVSYHNKNPNFYDEIKIRLPADLGAKHHLLFTFYHISCQKKAEQPNVETAVAYTWLPLLRDGHLQSGEFSLPAMLDPPPANYSYIAPDVLLPGTRWVDAHRGVFTVILEPVSSVHPQDKYIDRFLSLCGFLETGQVPPRIGEAGMESELKSALMELARASPSALVRSLPQLLDQLIALLVRPPTLPSQSLNVAATIFEALGLLVRNITNLPDGQVDAHGRHALLATYIAYQCSLPSTSQTPGVMRAQSNPDLPVEDLEMEVHSRGLDRTASMRQESPSINSQPSRRLLHEEIALHWVVSTGQARELAITHSWFFLELIVRSMVVTLSELGILEAPRKSRFSPQFCDDIATLAAALTSEVISRCGKENRVASNLVSSLGNFLSDLLSVMDRGFVLSLVRATCCSLSDASMHIPDSAALFALKLDLVRTVCSHEHYVALNLPFGTGYTSGSAPASPSPSTGSSGSLISTLVPGDRARFSELSQEFRQQHFLVGLVLSDLANTLEIPNPMLQNKAIGTIRYLMGCHDVDPRYSEPAAKARVAALYLPLLCIIMDALPQLYHWDSKDKSVYPDESGSITQSVALAIAGGASADTAGSQCRVSLSSEATRHLLMCALWILKGLERSALGQWCSELSSRRVLSILQVLNIATAAFEYKGKKALKRLPPQAAATSDIRSRLEDVILGQGSARSEMMLRRKERASGDKLRWRKDQMPYRSCEQPEGRAVEQDAHIEGALAAEASLVVLDTLEAVVQADGGGGAVVGAVLKVLLRALARNQSTSVLQHMFNTQRALVFKYHSALFDEESERCGDLCLTLLTRCSSPLSAIRSHAAASLYLLMRQNFEIGNNFARVKMQVTTSLSALVGRGRAPSEGALRRALKTVLVYAERDTELADTSFPEQVKDLLFNLHMILSDTVKMKEFQEDPEMLLDLMYRIAKGYQGSPDLRLTWLANMAQQHMERKNHTEAAMCLVHSAALVAEYLHLLEPGGGGRPVGAVALSPVTPNALEESAVGDDVLARREEGLCLGPDFSESGLAGLLEHAASSFQAAGMYEAIPDVYRVLLPIAEAAHDYKKLANIHGKLHEAYTRVEQLAGKRVFGTYFRVGFYGARFGDLAGEEFVYKEPTLTKLPEIFSRLENFYAERFGAENIVIIKDSNPVDPTKLEPDKAYVQITYVEPYFELHELRHRPTVFHRNFNIKRFVYATPFTPGGKAHGELREQCKRKTILTVATHFPYLKTRIRVVARKQIVLSPIEVAIEDIQKKTAEVAAATAQEPPDAKMLQMVLQGCIGTTVNQGPAEVAVVFLSGLREQNAQPSRLQHKLRLCFKDFSKKCLDALRRNKNLIGPDQRDYQRELERNYQRLTERLAPLIAWSGPSLGMQSITPTASSHCFDIKEFDLFW